The DNA region ACCATTGAACTATACCCACCATATGATCATCTTAAGTTACCTTAAGAATCATTAACGTGCCAGCAGGGATTCGAACCCCGGACACCCGCCTTAGAAGGGCGATGCTCTATCCAGCTGAGCTACTGGCACAAGTTATACTTTGGTGTGCTATAAATCAAATTCTGCTATTACATCTGATACCTACAACCACCCATACAGCAAGCTCATTTCATGATGAAGCGGGTAGGGGGAATCGAACCCCCGTAACCAGCTTGGAAGGCTGGAGTTTTACCATTAAACTACACCCGCAAAATGATAACTATCATTTACACTAATGGTGTCGCATAAAAATCGGGGTGACAGGATTCGAACCTGCGGCCTCTTGAACCCAAATCAAGCGCTCTAGCCAAGCTGAGCCACACCCCGTTTTTCAAAGGCTTTTATTTCAAACGTGCAAGATGTATTATACAGAGTAAACAAAACTTTGTCAACACTTTTGGAAGGTTTTTTTTATAATTCGTTTTCTTTTTCTAAACCCCTATAAAATCAAGGTTTTTAAGAGATTTTTCAAGAAATTCTAGCGATGTTGGTATGAATTTTTCCATCCTCATCAATATTCAGAACACCAAAACTGGCCACCCCGTCTCTTGGTGAACTGATGCTACCGGGATTTAGAATTAAGCATTTGCCTTCATATTCTTCATGAGCCATATGGGTATGTCCATATAAAATTATATCATAATTTTCTTTCTTTGCTAACGCTTTTAGCATATTCGTACCATGTTTGACATAATAATGATGCCCATGGGTAAGTAAAATCTTTTTCCCTTGTATAAACACAACTTTCTCAGTAGGGACATTGATTTCTCCCCAATCACAGTTGCCGGCCACATAATCAATGGGTATGTCAAAAAGACTCTCAATGTCATGAGCGTCTCGCACTAAGTCTCCCAAATGGAAAATTCTATCAAAACGATGATCACCTTCCATAAGGTCCATAACATGCTTTATTCTTTTATGGGTATCGCTTATAACAAGTATTCTCATGGCTGTACCTCGAAATAAGCCTTAAGAGCATCCTTCATGCGTCTTAAAGCTTGCCCCCTATGACTGATTGCATTTTTCTTCTCGGCCGTCATTTCGGCTGTTGTACACCCTTCTTCAGGTACATAGAAAATAGGATCATATCCAAATCCACCAATGCCTTTGGCTTCATCGGCAATGTAACCTTCTATGGTGCCTCTTACATGTCTTACCTCGCCATCCGGAAAAGCTGCTGCTATTACACATACAAAGCGTGCCGAGCGTTCTTTTTCTTTGGCGTTTTTCAATCGATCCAAGATCATCTGATTCTTAATATCATAGGTTGTTGTTTCGCCACCAAAGCGAGCCGAATAAATACCCGGCTCCCCATTCATATAATCCACTTCAAGACCTGAATCATCCGCCAATACAATATCGCCGGTTTTTTCTGCAATTTCTTTCGCTTTTTTAATGGCATTTTCTTCGAAAGTATGTCCATCTTCTACCACATCAATATCAATGCCGGCTTCCTCCATAGAAACCACCTTGTAGGGTAGGTCTGACAAAATCTCTTTGATTTCTATCATTTTGTGTTGATTTTTTGTCGCAAAAATAATCTGTTTTTTCATGATGTTCTCCTTAGTTAATCCCGTTGATACGAATAAAAAACCCCTCACCTTATTGTAGATTCTACAACTGGGTGACGGGTTATGACTTTTTACTACTCGACTGTCGTAAGGTAGGTCTCCAATTTTTCAATGGATTCTTCCTCGTCCGGTCCTTCCGCGGTAAGAAGAATACTTTCACCCTCAAGAATGCCAAGTGACATCATACCCATAATACTTTTGGCATTCACTTTTTTGTTCTGCATGGATACGTAAATGCTGCTTTGAAATTGGCTAGCCACTTGTACAAACAAAGCAACCGGTCTTGCCTCAAGCCCTGATGCTATTTTAACCATTACTTTTTTCTCAGTCATGAAATTCCTCCCTTGTGCTCTTTAGCTTTTCAGCAATTTGACTTATTTTTCGCAAACGGTGATTCACACCTGATTTGCCTACTGTCGGATCTAATAATTGTCCTAATTCTGTAAGACTGGCATCTGAATGCTCAATCCTAAGCCTTGCTATTGATTCTAAGTTTTCCGGCAATGTCCCGAGACCGATGGTTTGATCAATATAACTTATATCCTGCAACTGTTTTACAGCGGCAGATACCGTCTTATTAATGTTTGCAGTCTCACAATTAACAATGCGGTTGACATTGTTGCGCATTTCTTTTAGAATTCTAAGGTTCTCAAGCTCCATCAATGCCACATGGGCTTCCATGATGTTTAGCAAATCCACAATCTGATTGCCTTCTTTTAAGTATAACACATAATACTTCTTTCTTAAGACGATCTTTGCATCCATTTCAAAAGTATTCACCAAACGCATAAGCTCAATTGTGTGCTTCTCTTCTTGACTTACAAACTCAAGGTGATATGTTTTTTCCGGATCACTAATGGACCCACTGGCTAAAAAAGCACCTCTAATATAAGCGCGTTTACAGCATGTTGTTTGCACAATCAATGGACTGATATGTCGATTCACCTTGCCGTCAACAAGCAACCTTGTAACTTTCAAAATCGTTAGAGCTTCTTCACTGTCCATAACATAGATATGATAGATTCTATGCTTCTTCAGATAAATATTTTTCTTGATGGATATCTCAACTTTTATATTAAATGTTTTCTTTAATAAAGTAAAGCATTTTCTTGCTACCGCCGCATTTTCCGTCTGTATTTTAAGGCTAATGACTTCACCTTTTTCATTTTCTTTGATTTTTCCGCATACATTGATGATGGCTGCAATTTCTGCAATCCTACAATGTCTGGCCTCACCGATATGCCTAGCCAGTTCGTCTTTCACCTTTGATGAAAATGACATACCTTCACCTCTTTTATTTTATTGGCTTTAACCAATCGACATAATTGTTTGTGCCAATAGTCTTGAATCATGTCGAACATAGCCTGTTTCTTCATTTAGAGCGATCATTGGAACCGCAATCAACCTATTGTCATCAATCAAGGGTAGTACCAACTCTGCCCCATCTTGATTGTAATGTTCGATGACCATAGCTTCCGGCCAACCGTCATTGGCGATGATTTTATCAATCATACCAACACCTATATATTGTTCAATGATATTAACATGTTCAAGTAGGGTAAAGCCCTCTGTTTCTCCGGGCTGTGTCATAATGTTGCCAACATAGACAATCTTACCTTTAGCATCTCTTAGGGCATCACATACACCCTCTACCAATAAGTTAGGAATAATAGAGGTATAGAGACTTCCTGGGCCTAGAATAATAATATCAGCTTCTTCAATCTTTTCTAAAACATTCTTATATACTTTAGGTTGGCTTGGCATAAGCTTCATCTCTTTGATATATTTTTTATGACTTTTGTTGGCGGATACAATCTCACACTCACCAACGATCTCGCTTTCATCATCATAAATGGCTTTTAGCTGAACATCTTCTGTCGTAACGGGCAATACCTGTCCCCTAACACGCAGTACCTCATGGGCTTTTTCAATGGCAGCACCAAAATTTCCATACAAGTCAACAAGGCCTACAATCAATAAATTGCCTAAATTATAACCCTTAAGAGAACCTTCTGAAAAACGATGCGCAAACAAAGCCTCCAACATTGGTTCTGCTTCAGCAAGTGCCAATAAACAGTTACGCAAATCTCCAGGAGGCAATATTTTCATTTCTTTTCTAAGATTGCCGGAGTGACCACCATTATCAGATACTGTAACAATGGCTGTTAGGTCTTTTGTATAGGCTTTCAAGCCTCTAAGCATCGTGGATAGTCCAGTACCGCCACCAATGCATACTATTTTTTTATTTTCCATGGGTCTACCTACTACTTCCCTATAAGGGCATCCTTATCAATATCTCTATGGTGACAATGTACACTATAATTATAGCTCTCTAATTTCCTTGCCAAGACATCCGTTAAGGTGACGGACCTATGTTTGCCACCTGTGCATCCTATACTGATGACCAACTGGTTTTTTCCTTCTTTAATATAATTGGGTATGAGAAACGCCAACATATCATCCAGTTTATCTATAAACATAGTCGACACATCCCACTGCATCACATAGTCTTGAACCACCTTATCTTTTCCAGTAAAACCTCTGAGTTCTGATTTGTAATAAGGATTCGGTATAAAGCGGACGTCAAAAACCAAATCTGAATCCGATGGAATCCCGTGTTTGAATCCAAATGAAAGGACAGTAATAATGAGGTTTTTATAACTTTGCTCATCATTGAGGGCTTTGTGGAGCTCAAATCTGAGTTCTCTTGTTAAGAGGTTGGTCGTGTCAATAATGATCTTTGCTTGATTTTTAACAGGTTCAAGAAGCGCCCTTTCTTCTAAGATGGCGTCTTCAATGCGTCCGTCCTCCACCAAGGGATGCTTTCTTCTGGTTTCCTTGAATCTTTTGATTAATATGTCATTGCTTGATTCCAGAAAAATAATATCCATTGTCACGCCTTGGTTCTTCAACTGCGCCAGTTCACTGAAAAGGATTTCAAAATGCATACCACTACGAACGTCAACACCAAGCGCTATCTTTTTCAGCCCTGAATCCGGACTAAAACAAACATCTGCAAATTTCCCGATTAAGGCCGGTGGTAGATTATCGACACAAAAATACCCGGCATCTTCTAGAAATTTTAAGGTTGTACTTTTTCCGGCACCTGACATACCTGTCACAATTACAAATTGCATCCTGATTCCTCCCTTCAATTACGACTAAAAATCACCAATAATTTTAACTTCCGGTTCTAAGTCAACATCAAACTTCGATTTGACTTCATGTTGGATGTACTCAATAAGGTCTAACACGTCTTTGCAAGTCGCCTGCCCTTCATTGACGACAAAGCCACAGTGTTTTATAGAAACCCTTGCATCGCCTATACGATAGCCGGATAGGCCTGCATCCATAATCAGCTTTCCAGCATAATAGCCTTCCGGTCGCTTGAAAGTACTTCCTGCACTTGGCAATTCAATGGGTTGTTTGTCTTTTCTTCTCTGCCCCAAATCTTGCATAAGGGCCTTGATTTCTTTTTTATCCCCTTGTTCAAAAACCAAAGTTGCAGACAATACAATGTCTTCGTGAATCTGAAGACTACTATGTCGATAACCCAGATCCAGAGCTTCTTTATTTAATGTTCTGACTTCACCCTTTCTTGTAAGGGTCCCTGCTTCTATAATAGCATCTTTTATTTCTCCACCATAAGCGCCAGCATTCATGTAAACTGCGCCACCTAACGTTCCGGGAATACCTGAAGCAAACTCAAACCCTTTAAGGCCAGCTCTATAAATATGCTTGGCGAGACTCGATAAAAGAATACCACCTTGGGCATACACCCGATTGCCTTCAATTCTATAGGCACTCATATTCTTACAAATCTGAATAATGACCCCTCGGTAACCTAAGTCGCTTACTAAAAGGTTGCTTCCGTTGCCCATTATATAATAGGGTATATCCAGTTCCATACACAGCCTAATCATGTCTTCTATATGTTCTATGGTTTTTGGTACAAATAACAAATCCGCCGGGCCACCAATCTTAAAAGATGTGTGGCGACTCATAGGTTCATTATAGAAAAATCCTGCACCATCAAACTGATTTTTATCGATACGTTCCTGCAACTTAATCATCTAACACCTCAATTGTTTCTATGTTACCACTTTTATCAAAATCATTATAACATGACCCTTCAAGTTAAGAAAGAAGAAAACCGCCTTTTCTCTAACAGAGAAAGGGCGGTTTGAAGGTTTAACTATAAAAGCTTATATTACTATCATTATTTTAAGCCGTCTTCGTTGATTTCCACTGGATAAATTTCTTTTAGAGCTTCAATCTCAGATCTGTACACTTCGGTTTGCTTTCTACCGATGAGTTCTTGTCTGACTTGGTTTTCAACTTCTTCAAAAGCTTTAACAGAAGCTTCAACACGTTCTTCAACCAACAACAAATGGTAACCGAATTGTGTTTTTACAGGATCCCCAACAAGACCGATTTCTTGTGTAAATGCCGCATCCTCAAATTCAGGAACCATACGTCCTCTTTCAAAAGTACCAAGATCTCCACCTCGTTCTTTTGATGGGCAAGTTGAGTATTTTCTTGCCGCTTCTTCAAAATCCATACCGGTGTCAATCTCATTCTTGACTTCCAAGATGTCCGCTTCATCCGTCATCAGGATATGCTTTGCTTTGGCTTTTGGTCCTTCTGAAAAATTATTCTTGTGTGCCTCATAATATGCTTCAACTTCAGATGGTTCTACCGTAATGGCATCTAGGCTTTTTTGAACAGCATATCTTTGTAACATGGCACGTTTGGTCTCTGCCATAATCTCAATGAACTTCTCTTCTTGATCAAAGCCATTTTCAACCGCTCTTTTATAGAACAACTCTCCTGCTACCATTTCATCCAATAATACTTTTCGACCTTCAAAACTAGAAAAATTCTGAGCATCTTGTTGAGGCAGATTTCTCATAATTGCAATCATATCTTCTTTTGTCAATTCTCTGTCGCCGACTTTGGCTAATACTATTTTTTCCATTCTATAATCTCCATTTCTATTGTTTTAGTAGTGACAACTCATTTCTTATCATACAGGATTGAGCCTTTTATTTCAAGGACTAATCTCTATGATTGAGCTTTACAAGACCCTGATGTATAATAATCTAAGACTCAACTTCATCTAAGGAGGAATTACGATGCAATGTCAATCTAGCCCTTTCGGTCACACAAAAGACGGTCAACAAGTCACGCTATACACTTTATCCAATGAAAAAGGTCACAATGTCAAAATTCTAAACTATGGAGGCATCATTAAGGAAATTAATGTTCCGGATGCTACCGGTCATATTAACAATGTGGTCTTAGGCTTTGACTCTGTAGAAGCTTATGAAGAGCATTCACCCCATTTTGGTTGCATCACCGGTAGAGTTGCAGGGCGTATCAGTCAAGCTTCTTTTAATCTTAATGATACCACTTATACATTAGAAAAAAATAACGGCAATCATTGTCTACACGGTGGCAGTCTTGCCCTTGACAAACAGATATGGTCCGTGACTGAAATTGTATCAAAGACCCAAGCTGAACTGGTATTGAGTTATCTCAGTTATGATATGGATCAAGGCTTTCCGGGGAATCTGGATGTAGTCGTGACCTATGTCTTTGATGAAGATAGCAACCTCACCATAAGGTATAAAGCAACAACCGATAAAGATACCATCCTCACCTTAACCAATCACAGCTACTTCAATCTATCGGCCAATCCGTCCACCACCATCTTGGACCATGTACTTACCCTTCCGGCAAAAGACTATGTCGCTGTGAATTCAGAAATTATACCAACAGGTATCTTACCCACCGCCTCAGGACCTTTTGACTTCAGTCAACCAAAAGCAATTGGTACTCACATACATGATGAAAATATCCAGCTAAAAAACGCCGGTGGCTATGATCATGCCTTTATCCTAGATTCAGATTCTGAAGCACCCATTATACTTACAGATCCAAAAACCGGACGTATACTTGAGATAGAAACCACAGAAGCTTGTGTCGTCTGTTATACCGGCAACTTCCTAACTTCCGAGCTCCCACTTCAAGGCGGCCAATCCACTCTAAAA from Petrocella atlantisensis includes:
- a CDS encoding metallophosphoesterase family protein; this translates as MRILVISDTHKRIKHVMDLMEGDHRFDRIFHLGDLVRDAHDIESLFDIPIDYVAGNCDWGEINVPTEKVVFIQGKKILLTHGHHYYVKHGTNMLKALAKKENYDIILYGHTHMAHEEYEGKCLILNPGSISSPRDGVASFGVLNIDEDGKIHTNIARIS
- a CDS encoding XTP/dITP diphosphatase — protein: MKKQIIFATKNQHKMIEIKEILSDLPYKVVSMEEAGIDIDVVEDGHTFEENAIKKAKEIAEKTGDIVLADDSGLEVDYMNGEPGIYSARFGGETTTYDIKNQMILDRLKNAKEKERSARFVCVIAAAFPDGEVRHVRGTIEGYIADEAKGIGGFGYDPIFYVPEEGCTTAEMTAEKKNAISHRGQALRRMKDALKAYFEVQP
- a CDS encoding HPr family phosphocarrier protein, whose amino-acid sequence is MTEKKVMVKIASGLEARPVALFVQVASQFQSSIYVSMQNKKVNAKSIMGMMSLGILEGESILLTAEGPDEEESIEKLETYLTTVE
- the whiA gene encoding DNA-binding protein WhiA — its product is MSFSSKVKDELARHIGEARHCRIAEIAAIINVCGKIKENEKGEVISLKIQTENAAVARKCFTLLKKTFNIKVEISIKKNIYLKKHRIYHIYVMDSEEALTILKVTRLLVDGKVNRHISPLIVQTTCCKRAYIRGAFLASGSISDPEKTYHLEFVSQEEKHTIELMRLVNTFEMDAKIVLRKKYYVLYLKEGNQIVDLLNIMEAHVALMELENLRILKEMRNNVNRIVNCETANINKTVSAAVKQLQDISYIDQTIGLGTLPENLESIARLRIEHSDASLTELGQLLDPTVGKSGVNHRLRKISQIAEKLKSTREEFHD
- a CDS encoding gluconeogenesis factor YvcK family protein; the protein is MENKKIVCIGGGTGLSTMLRGLKAYTKDLTAIVTVSDNGGHSGNLRKEMKILPPGDLRNCLLALAEAEPMLEALFAHRFSEGSLKGYNLGNLLIVGLVDLYGNFGAAIEKAHEVLRVRGQVLPVTTEDVQLKAIYDDESEIVGECEIVSANKSHKKYIKEMKLMPSQPKVYKNVLEKIEEADIIILGPGSLYTSIIPNLLVEGVCDALRDAKGKIVYVGNIMTQPGETEGFTLLEHVNIIEQYIGVGMIDKIIANDGWPEAMVIEHYNQDGAELVLPLIDDNRLIAVPMIALNEETGYVRHDSRLLAQTIMSIG
- the rapZ gene encoding RNase adapter RapZ, encoding MQFVIVTGMSGAGKSTTLKFLEDAGYFCVDNLPPALIGKFADVCFSPDSGLKKIALGVDVRSGMHFEILFSELAQLKNQGVTMDIIFLESSNDILIKRFKETRRKHPLVEDGRIEDAILEERALLEPVKNQAKIIIDTTNLLTRELRFELHKALNDEQSYKNLIITVLSFGFKHGIPSDSDLVFDVRFIPNPYYKSELRGFTGKDKVVQDYVMQWDVSTMFIDKLDDMLAFLIPNYIKEGKNQLVISIGCTGGKHRSVTLTDVLARKLESYNYSVHCHHRDIDKDALIGK
- the murB gene encoding UDP-N-acetylmuramate dehydrogenase, translating into MIKLQERIDKNQFDGAGFFYNEPMSRHTSFKIGGPADLLFVPKTIEHIEDMIRLCMELDIPYYIMGNGSNLLVSDLGYRGVIIQICKNMSAYRIEGNRVYAQGGILLSSLAKHIYRAGLKGFEFASGIPGTLGGAVYMNAGAYGGEIKDAIIEAGTLTRKGEVRTLNKEALDLGYRHSSLQIHEDIVLSATLVFEQGDKKEIKALMQDLGQRRKDKQPIELPSAGSTFKRPEGYYAGKLIMDAGLSGYRIGDARVSIKHCGFVVNEGQATCKDVLDLIEYIQHEVKSKFDVDLEPEVKIIGDF
- a CDS encoding peptidylprolyl isomerase, whose amino-acid sequence is MEKIVLAKVGDRELTKEDMIAIMRNLPQQDAQNFSSFEGRKVLLDEMVAGELFYKRAVENGFDQEEKFIEIMAETKRAMLQRYAVQKSLDAITVEPSEVEAYYEAHKNNFSEGPKAKAKHILMTDEADILEVKNEIDTGMDFEEAARKYSTCPSKERGGDLGTFERGRMVPEFEDAAFTQEIGLVGDPVKTQFGYHLLLVEERVEASVKAFEEVENQVRQELIGRKQTEVYRSEIEALKEIYPVEINEDGLK
- a CDS encoding aldose epimerase family protein, translated to MQCQSSPFGHTKDGQQVTLYTLSNEKGHNVKILNYGGIIKEINVPDATGHINNVVLGFDSVEAYEEHSPHFGCITGRVAGRISQASFNLNDTTYTLEKNNGNHCLHGGSLALDKQIWSVTEIVSKTQAELVLSYLSYDMDQGFPGNLDVVVTYVFDEDSNLTIRYKATTDKDTILTLTNHSYFNLSANPSTTILDHVLTLPAKDYVAVNSEIIPTGILPTASGPFDFSQPKAIGTHIHDENIQLKNAGGYDHAFILDSDSEAPIILTDPKTGRILEIETTEACVVCYTGNFLTSELPLQGGQSTLKHGAVCLETQYYPDAINQDFFPTKILRADEIYRQKTTYSFKA